The Thermoplasmata archaeon genome includes a region encoding these proteins:
- a CDS encoding transposase, giving the protein MSRKRSKYSGRRYKRLCAGYWTKYKKMRAFKFERVIFNIKLRLEKRENPYPVKPPGTVGRPPIPPKVILICILIKLLLDLSYMDTESFLRFLCKNKKSLLPVVPDANTIQEHIIDIPERYLEDMIIECQKVLSGLHLTIIFDSTGHSTIQYRCWRVSRNGSKTEKRKFLKVHVVLDRERNLILIGKVSKGWKGDPKICERMLQKLKGSMKKYGFQIKNAIGDAGYAARYLIRAIRNLGARAFIKVKSNHSAKKKGERDWPLLVEFQRQNPKEFQKVYCERVVIEGIFSAIKNIFGRVVRSKKRHSQNIELMGRILLWNYIQIEPDEF; this is encoded by the coding sequence ATGAGTAGAAAGAGAAGCAAATATTCGGGCAGGAGATATAAGAGATTGTGTGCAGGGTACTGGACAAAGTACAAGAAAATGAGAGCATTTAAGTTTGAGAGGGTAATCTTTAACATCAAACTACGCCTAGAGAAGCGAGAAAATCCCTATCCTGTGAAACCACCAGGTACAGTAGGAAGACCTCCTATACCCCCAAAGGTAATCTTGATTTGCATTCTTATCAAGCTGCTTCTTGACCTTTCTTACATGGATACCGAGAGTTTTCTTCGTTTCCTTTGCAAGAATAAAAAATCGCTTCTACCAGTAGTACCAGATGCTAACACAATACAGGAACACATCATAGACATCCCAGAAAGATATCTTGAAGATATGATTATAGAATGTCAAAAGGTTCTATCAGGTCTCCATCTGACAATAATATTTGATTCAACGGGCCACTCAACAATTCAATATAGGTGCTGGAGAGTTTCAAGAAACGGTTCAAAAACAGAGAAAAGAAAATTTCTAAAAGTCCATGTTGTGCTAGACAGAGAACGAAATTTGATTCTAATAGGAAAAGTAAGTAAAGGGTGGAAAGGAGACCCAAAGATTTGTGAGCGTATGCTTCAGAAGCTCAAAGGAAGTATGAAGAAATATGGCTTCCAGATTAAAAACGCAATCGGAGATGCAGGCTATGCTGCACGCTATCTCATTAGAGCCATACGAAATTTAGGAGCAAGAGCATTTATTAAAGTAAAATCCAATCACAGTGCGAAGAAGAAAGGAGAAAGAGATTGGCCATTACTTGTGGAATTCCAAAGGCAGAATCCAAAGGAGTTTCAGAAAGTGTACTGTGAGAGAGTAGTGATTGAGGGCATATTTTCTGCAATAAAAAACATATTTGGAAGAGTGGTGCGTTCAAAAAAGAGACACAGTCAGAATATTGAATTGATGGGCAGAATTCTCCTTTGGAATTATATCCAAATTGAACCAGATGAATTTTAG